In one Lycium barbarum isolate Lr01 chromosome 7, ASM1917538v2, whole genome shotgun sequence genomic region, the following are encoded:
- the LOC132602082 gene encoding uncharacterized protein LOC132602082, which produces MKHLRKLCDNKGVELSEDIRMEILHLLPSKSLARFKCVSKCWQKYIADCRSQRWRPQPDFIGFFHQSWKTRKLSQIRFFSESKESNNNPIDLDESVNFLSRRVYIVASSNGFLLCTKHRKNTMAYYVYNPATRQHLALPKTLLCMNDDLAVGFICNVDDRNKDVISFTIVRYEIPRHWGELQYGVAIESFSSETNVWTDNIVDLDEPLRNLFNWNLKSKSSSSLPSAGVIDGVFCWLDQAGTRITAYDSGYNCFWALELTEEMELALELTGSYRTSCFLGLSGGAFYFAFNSGEGITVWKLESDIRCRDAVWVKKYSVNVAATVPFGLKGSLHIDVQNMVIHPVFPHIFYLDVRGKFISYDLETDIAELVYDFREPWWRTQHYKLFPYEWHQWPRLL; this is translated from the exons ATGAAACATCTGCGAAAATTGTGTGATAATAAAGGTGTGGAGCTGTCTGAGGATATCAGAATGGAAATATTGCATCTTTTGCCTTCAAAATCACTAGCAAGGTTTAAATGTGTATCAAAGTGTTGGCAAAAATACATTGCTGATTGTCGTTCTCAACGATGGAGACCTCAACCTGATTTCATCGGTTTCTTTCATCAATCTTGGAAGACCCGTAAACTTTCTCAAATCCGTTTCTTCTCCGAATCGAAGGAATCGAATAATAATCCCATTGATTTGGATGAGTCAGTGAATTTTCTTAGCAGGAGAGTGTACATTGTTGCATCATCCAACGGTTTTCTTCTTTGCACTAAACATCGAAAAAATACAATGGCTTATTATGTTTACAATCCTGCCACTAGGCAACATCTGGCTCTCCCCAAAACTTTACTCTGCATGAATGATGACCTAGCTGTTGGATTCATTTGTAACGTAGATGATCGTAATAAAGATGTCATCTCATTTACTATAGTTCGTTATGAAATACCTCGTCATTGGGGTGAGTTGCAATACGGTGTAGCAATTGAAAGTTTCTCTTCTGAGACTAATGTGTGGACTGACAATATTGTGGATCTTGATGAACCTCTTAGAAACCTTTTTAATTGGAATTTGAAATCGAAATCTTCGTCATCATTGCCGTCAGCTGGTGTCATCGATGGAGTATTCTGTTGGCTTGATCAAGCTGGAACACGGATCACTGCTTATGATAGTGGCTACAATTGTTTCTGGGCTTTGGAATTGACTGAAGAGATGGAGCTTGCTTTGGAATTGACTGGGTCGTATAGAACCAGTTGTTTCCTTGGATTATCTGGTGGAGCTTTCTATTTTGCATTCAATTCCGGGGAAGGAATCACTGTGTGGAAACTCGAGAGCGATATTCGTTGTCGAGATGCAGTATGGGTCAAGAAGTATAGTGTGAATGTCGCCGCCACAGTTC CTTTTGGACTTAAAGGCTCTCTTCATATCGACGTGCAGAACATGGTCATTCATCCTGTTTTTCCGCACATCTTTTATTTGGACGTAAGAGGCAAGTTTATTTCTTATGACTTGGAAACGGATATTGCAGAACTCGTGTATGATTTTAGAGAACCTTGGTGGAGAACACAGCACTACAAGTTATTTCCTTATGAGTGGCATCAATGGCCACGACTTCTGTAG